In Bacteroidota bacterium, a single window of DNA contains:
- a CDS encoding 4Fe-4S dicluster domain-containing protein, producing MRYLRTIRWVVATVSLVLVSVFFLDLANLVPPFIISSILSVQAGPTFIRLLSGWGAALAGVGFVLAATVMVGRVYCSHLCPLGTLQDIFIWSAKKNFKHRKFPYSKPRYLLHYVISVIIVASAAAGSFFLLDLFEPFSAFGRILSDIVRPLFILLNNAAALILTKQQLFFLYEIPLKGLALPVVAVTTVFVGALFWLSYFYGRFFCNTICPVGGVLSLLSRFSIFRITIDNEHCIDCGLCERVCRARCIDSEKREIDFAACVGCFDCLSSCPTVGMKYSYKKNNQPAPAPVDAERRKVLTAASISMFWLAMPKETASAAEPTYDETRKTPVVAPGGRSIQHFTDHCTACHLCVSTCPTHVLQPSFLEFGIAGMMQPRMDYSVSYCNFDCTLCGQVCPTGALQPVLHEEKKLLQIGKAHFVKADCIVETKKTDCGACSEHCPTKAVKMVPYGKLLIPEVDDQYCVGCGACEHACPVTPRKAIFVMANEVHAIAKKREETKIAAPVATPEEFPF from the coding sequence GTGCGTTACCTCAGGACGATCCGGTGGGTTGTTGCAACAGTGTCGTTGGTCCTTGTGTCGGTATTTTTTCTGGATCTCGCCAACCTCGTACCGCCGTTCATCATTTCTTCGATCCTCAGCGTGCAGGCAGGACCGACGTTCATCCGCCTGTTGAGCGGATGGGGAGCCGCTCTCGCCGGAGTCGGTTTCGTGCTGGCGGCAACCGTCATGGTGGGGCGAGTCTATTGTTCTCATCTCTGTCCGCTCGGGACGCTTCAGGACATTTTCATCTGGAGCGCCAAAAAGAATTTCAAGCATCGAAAATTTCCTTACAGCAAACCGCGCTACCTTCTCCATTACGTCATCTCGGTCATCATCGTCGCTTCGGCGGCCGCGGGAAGCTTTTTCCTTCTCGATCTATTCGAACCTTTCAGCGCCTTTGGCAGGATCCTCTCCGACATTGTCCGGCCGCTTTTCATTCTGTTGAATAATGCCGCCGCCCTCATTCTGACGAAACAGCAGCTGTTCTTTCTTTATGAAATTCCGCTCAAAGGGCTTGCGCTTCCGGTCGTTGCCGTAACGACCGTGTTCGTCGGAGCCCTGTTCTGGCTCTCGTATTTTTACGGGCGGTTCTTCTGCAACACCATTTGCCCCGTTGGCGGAGTACTGAGTCTCCTTTCGCGGTTCTCGATCTTTCGGATCACGATCGACAACGAGCATTGCATCGACTGCGGTTTGTGCGAGCGTGTCTGCCGCGCGCGTTGCATCGACAGCGAAAAACGGGAGATCGATTTTGCGGCGTGCGTCGGCTGTTTCGATTGTCTTAGTTCGTGCCCCACGGTGGGGATGAAATACTCTTACAAGAAGAACAACCAGCCCGCTCCGGCGCCGGTCGATGCTGAAAGAAGAAAAGTTCTCACTGCGGCATCCATATCAATGTTCTGGCTGGCGATGCCGAAAGAAACCGCATCCGCCGCCGAACCGACGTACGACGAGACCCGCAAAACGCCGGTCGTTGCCCCGGGGGGACGCAGCATTCAGCATTTTACAGACCATTGCACGGCCTGTCATCTCTGTGTAAGCACATGTCCCACGCATGTGCTGCAGCCGTCGTTCCTCGAATTCGGCATCGCGGGCATGATGCAGCCGCGGATGGATTATTCCGTGAGCTACTGCAATTTCGACTGTACATTATGCGGTCAGGTCTGTCCGACCGGGGCACTCCAGCCGGTTCTTCACGAAGAAAAGAAATTGCTGCAGATCGGAAAGGCGCATTTCGTCAAGGCCGACTGCATCGTCGAGACCAAGAAAACGGATTGCGGCGCCTGTTCCGAACATTGCCCGACCAAAGCGGTGAAGATGGTCCCCTACGGCAAGCTCCTCATTCCCGAGGTCGACGACCAATACTGCGTCGGCTGCGGGGCATGCGAACATGCCTGCCCGGTGACCCCTCGGAAAGCGATCTTTGTCATGGCGAACGAGGTTCATGCCATTGCAAAAAAGCGCGAAGAGACCAAGATCGCGGCGCCGGTGGCCACGCCGGAAGAATTTCCGTTCTGA